Proteins co-encoded in one Ponticoccus alexandrii genomic window:
- a CDS encoding Lrp/AsnC family transcriptional regulator, with product MSEIDQTDRRILQALSRDGRQSNLALAEKVGLSPSACLRRVQALEKAGVITGYRATVSPEKTGVGFVAYIAVGLNRHTKASQESFERAMAAAPEVRECHNITGAVEYLLRVETRDLAAYKHFHTDILGALPQVNTLTTYMVMGSPVDHRK from the coding sequence ATGAGCGAAATCGACCAGACCGACCGCCGGATATTGCAAGCCCTGTCGCGCGACGGACGCCAGTCGAATCTGGCTCTGGCGGAAAAGGTGGGGCTGTCGCCCTCGGCCTGCCTGCGCCGCGTGCAGGCGTTGGAGAAGGCGGGCGTCATCACCGGCTACCGCGCCACCGTCAGCCCCGAGAAGACCGGCGTAGGCTTCGTCGCCTATATCGCGGTGGGGCTGAACCGGCACACCAAGGCCTCGCAGGAATCCTTCGAGCGCGCCATGGCCGCCGCGCCCGAGGTGCGCGAGTGCCACAACATCACCGGCGCGGTGGAATACCTGCTGCGGGTCGAGACCCGCGACCTCGCCGCCTACAAGCATTTCCACACGGACATCCTCGGCGCGCTGCCGCAGGTGAACACCCTGACCACCTACATGGTCATGGGCTCTCCGGTGGATCACAGGAAATAG
- a CDS encoding LysE family translocator, which translates to MTQDLFLALALFCFVTVASPGPNNLMLMASGANFGFRRTLPHLAGVAWGFPVMIVPVGLGVMQVFALWPWTQDVLTALCLAYLLWLAWKIAHAAPPAEAETTARPLSLWQAAGFQWVNPKAWTMALGAITLYAAARDLPSILWVAGTYAGIATLTCSAWVVLGTGIRRLLARPERLRWFNRAMAMLLVASVLPMMR; encoded by the coding sequence ATGACACAGGACCTCTTCCTTGCGCTTGCGCTCTTCTGCTTCGTGACCGTGGCCTCTCCGGGGCCGAACAACCTCATGCTGATGGCATCGGGGGCCAACTTCGGCTTTCGCCGGACCCTGCCGCATCTGGCGGGCGTGGCCTGGGGCTTTCCGGTGATGATCGTGCCGGTCGGGCTTGGCGTGATGCAGGTCTTCGCGCTCTGGCCGTGGACGCAGGACGTTCTGACCGCCCTCTGCCTTGCCTACCTGCTGTGGCTGGCATGGAAGATCGCCCATGCCGCCCCGCCCGCCGAGGCGGAGACGACCGCCCGCCCGCTGAGCCTGTGGCAGGCGGCGGGGTTCCAGTGGGTCAACCCGAAGGCATGGACCATGGCGCTGGGGGCGATCACGCTTTACGCCGCCGCGCGGGACCTGCCGTCGATCCTGTGGGTCGCGGGCACCTACGCGGGGATCGCCACGCTCACCTGCTCGGCTTGGGTGGTGCTGGGCACCGGCATCCGCCGCCTGCTGGCGCGCCCCGAGCGGTTGCGGTGGTTCAACCGGGCCATGGCGATGCTGCTGGTCGCGTCGGTCCTGCCCATGATGCGATAG
- a CDS encoding AraC family transcriptional regulator: MTASYETRIRRVRQYIFDNPAGDLSLDALAGVAAMSRFHWHRVFHGMTGETCAQAVRRIRAHRAACWLVQTNWPLETIAARAGYDNAQSFARTFKAQFAMTPAAFRKAGRPDPLDPDFITGDPAMYPVEIRPAEDPFRIAALPHTGPYIEIGRTFEQVSTVFAARGLWPQGRGMIGLYYDDPDSVPEADLRSHAGIIVPEDFAMPEALEEIRVPSQRYAVATYTGPYAGLKGCYDWFFGSWLPASGEEAAEAPCMELYMNSPQETAPQDLVTKIFMPLRPASVTAA, from the coding sequence ATGACAGCCAGCTACGAGACCCGCATCCGCCGCGTGCGGCAGTATATCTTCGACAATCCCGCCGGAGACCTGTCGCTGGACGCGCTGGCCGGGGTCGCGGCCATGTCGCGCTTTCACTGGCACCGGGTGTTCCACGGCATGACCGGAGAGACCTGCGCGCAGGCGGTCCGGCGCATCCGCGCCCATCGCGCCGCCTGCTGGCTGGTTCAGACCAACTGGCCCTTGGAGACGATTGCCGCCCGCGCCGGCTATGACAACGCGCAGAGCTTTGCCCGCACCTTCAAGGCGCAGTTCGCCATGACGCCCGCCGCCTTCCGCAAGGCGGGCCGCCCCGATCCGCTCGATCCCGATTTCATCACAGGAGACCCCGCAATGTACCCCGTCGAGATCCGCCCGGCCGAAGACCCGTTCCGCATCGCTGCCCTGCCGCACACCGGCCCCTATATCGAGATCGGGCGCACCTTCGAGCAGGTCAGCACCGTCTTTGCTGCACGCGGGCTCTGGCCGCAAGGGCGGGGCATGATCGGCCTTTACTACGACGACCCGGATTCGGTGCCCGAGGCCGACCTGCGGTCCCACGCCGGGATTATCGTGCCAGAGGACTTCGCCATGCCCGAGGCGCTGGAAGAGATCCGCGTGCCTTCGCAACGCTATGCCGTGGCTACCTACACCGGCCCCTACGCGGGCCTGAAAGGCTGCTACGACTGGTTCTTCGGCAGCTGGCTGCCCGCGTCGGGCGAAGAGGCGGCAGAGGCCCCCTGCATGGAGCTGTACATGAATTCTCCTCAAGAGACGGCGCCACAGGATCTGGTGACGAAAATCTTCATGCCGCTTCGACCGGCTTCCGTCACGGCTGCGTAG
- a CDS encoding acetyl-CoA carboxylase carboxyltransferase subunit alpha — protein sequence MTHYLDFEKPLAEIEGKAEELRAMARGNAEMDIEDEAKALDRKAATLLKDLYGKLTPWRKCQVARHPERPHCKDYIDALFTEYMPLAGDRGFADDHAVMGGLARFDDTPVVVIGHEKGNDTQSRIERNFGMARPEGYRKAIRLMEMADRFGLPVITLVDTPGAYPGKGAEERGQSEAIARSTEKCLQIGVPLVSVVIGEGGSGGAVAFATANRVAMLEHSVYSVISPEGCASILWKDSDKMREAAEALRLTAQDLLNLGVCDRIIPEPLGGAHRDSAAAFESVREALRALLGDLDGMERGKLIDARRRKFLSMGAKGLAA from the coding sequence ATGACCCACTACCTCGACTTCGAGAAGCCGCTTGCAGAGATCGAAGGCAAGGCCGAAGAACTGCGCGCCATGGCCCGCGGCAACGCGGAGATGGACATCGAGGACGAGGCCAAAGCGCTCGACCGCAAGGCCGCAACCCTGCTGAAGGACCTCTACGGCAAGCTGACGCCCTGGCGCAAATGCCAGGTCGCGCGCCACCCCGAACGGCCCCATTGCAAAGACTACATCGACGCGCTGTTCACCGAATACATGCCGCTGGCCGGTGATCGCGGCTTTGCCGACGATCACGCGGTGATGGGCGGGCTGGCGCGCTTCGACGACACGCCGGTGGTGGTGATCGGCCATGAGAAGGGCAACGACACCCAAAGCCGGATCGAACGCAACTTCGGCATGGCCCGCCCCGAGGGCTACCGCAAGGCGATCCGCCTGATGGAGATGGCCGACCGCTTCGGCCTGCCGGTGATCACGCTGGTCGACACCCCCGGCGCCTACCCCGGCAAAGGCGCGGAAGAGCGCGGCCAGTCCGAGGCCATCGCGCGCTCGACCGAGAAATGCCTCCAGATCGGCGTGCCGCTGGTTTCGGTGGTGATCGGCGAAGGCGGCTCCGGCGGGGCGGTGGCCTTTGCCACGGCCAACCGCGTCGCGATGCTGGAGCATTCGGTCTATTCGGTGATCTCGCCCGAGGGCTGCGCCTCGATCCTGTGGAAGGACAGCGACAAGATGCGCGAGGCCGCCGAGGCGCTGCGCCTGACCGCGCAGGACCTGCTGAACCTCGGCGTCTGCGACCGGATCATTCCGGAGCCGCTGGGCGGCGCCCATCGCGACAGCGCGGCGGCTTTTGAAAGCGTCCGCGAGGCGCTGCGGGCCCTGCTGGGCGATCTCGACGGGATGGAGCGTGGCAAACTGATCGACGCGCGGCGCCGGAAGTTTCTGTCGATGGGCGCTAAGGGCCTCGCCGCCTGA